Below is a genomic region from Brassica oleracea var. oleracea cultivar TO1000 chromosome C9, BOL, whole genome shotgun sequence.
AGTACGAACCGATTACAAGTATAGGCAAGCAAAATATTACAACCTCTCCGAGAAACACTATTTTGGGAGGCAAGATTTAAACAAGAGGAAACAAGTTTTGAGGAAAAAGGAAACAACCTCTCCGAGATACATAGCTAAAGACTACATTGAGTACTACTTATAATACATAAAGTGAGGGAAAAGAACCCGTGACTTACTTCACATGAGCTACAGACCGCCAAATGCACCTGTGACTTCCTTCACATGCCTACTCAGATATACCTGACATCAAATAAGACAACGGTTAGTAAAGTTCAAAAGCAAAATGGTACTGAAAACATAAACAATACCTCAAACAAGATTAAGACATCAAAGCATTTCAGACTTTAGTTTCATTTTAAGACTTGTTTCCATCTCAGTTAAAGGCTCTTTTTTCGCGAGTAAACAATCAAGAATCTTAGCTCTAAAGAGTTTTTCTTTAACTTCTAAAACCCTCTGAAGCTTTCCCAACTCCTCCTCTCTACCACTTTTCTTCTTCTTACTACCAGCTTTGGTAGCCTTTACCCCGGGAGGTCTACCCTCTGGTTCTCCGACTTGCTCTTCTTTTCTATCAACCTCCAACACTTTTTTGCGCTTTTCCTTTCCACCGTCCTTAGGCCCATAGGAAGAGCACCATTTCTGGTCATGCCTAAGCTCCCTCCAGCAGTGATCCATGGAGAACTTGTACTCGTTATTACTGAAGAAGATGTCTAAGGCAGCTTTCATCACATCATCATCATTTTGGCCACTTCTCTGCTCCCTCAGAGCCGCGTCATAGCATCCAGCGAACTTGGATACGTCAGTGTTGATCCTACCCCACCTCTGCTTGCAAGAGGTAACCTCTCTCGGTACTGTCCCAACCAGCTGCGGGCTTGCGTTGTAGTAATCTACAATCCGCTTCCAGAAAGCACCAGCTTTCTGCTCATTGCTGACGACGAGATCCTTACTGGTGTTAAGCCAAGCACCAATAAGGATCTTATCCTCCTTCGGAGACCACTTCCTCCTGACACCAGACTCGACAGCAGACTCGACAACAGGCTCGACAACTAACTCACTAGGACCTTGGCTACTGAACCAAAAAGTTTCAGGTGAATCAAGGTCCACTGGAGTCTGAGATTGACTAAACAGTAGGTTCATATAACTAGTGTCCTTTTCCATCTTAATAGATTGGTCTGTGTCCCTCTAATAGCAACACATAGACTTAAGTAGACGCCCTTAAACTATGAGACCTAACTAGTTGCATTTAATTTTTAAAAACCGAGCAGTTAGGAAGGTAGAAAGCTAACTAGTTGCATTGAACACCAATCAAATCAGACTAATACCCATTTGTAAAGCACAAAAACATTTAAAACAATCAACTCTGAGGCGGTAGGAAGGTAGAAACCAAACACCTAGCATTTACGCAGTCAACTACGACTAACATCTTTTTCAGGTTTTATTTTTAATTAAACAACTACAATTAAAGCATTTACGCAAGAACAACTACAACTAACATATATGTTTTTAATTATTCAAAGAAAAGAGAGTATGAGGTAGTACTAAACATACCTAATTAAATAGACGCTCTCGAGCTTTATGACAGTCTGGTTTACTTCTTTGAAGTTCTTCCTACAAAAACATTAGATCAAACAGTCAAAAGTTTTACTAAGTAGAATGAACAACAACCAAAAGCACAAGACAGATACTTACCACTCAGGAACATAACAGCCAAACCTATGAAAACTAATGCGGACACCATTACACAAAGTGCCAATGCAAAGGCATTTGTAGTCTCTGATTTCTTCTTTAGCTCACACACGGTCTTCTATAGCTTAAGCAGCTTCTGGTCACACTCAAAAGCTTGATCCTTGAGCTGCCTGAGATGTCTCTGAAACTCACTCATCTCCTCCATTAAAGCCACATCCCACCATTTTCATATGTGGCAGTCCCCATCATCGACATTGGCGCACATGAAATGTCTTATGTATGGATCTTTAGGTGTGTAAGAGCATTCGACAACAGGCTGAGCACCACAGTAGCATGCCGTCGGGATTCCATCATCAGCCTCTCGTTGAGGTGGGAACTGATCCGGCTCTGCA
It encodes:
- the LOC106314088 gene encoding glutathione S-transferase T3-like, with protein sequence MEKDTSYMNLLFSQSQTPVDLDSPETFWFSSQGPSELVVEPVVESAVESGVRRKWSPKEDKILIGAWLNTSKDLVVSNEQKAGAFWKRIVDYYNASPQLVGTVPREVTSCKQRWGRINTDVSKFAGCYDAALREQRSGQNDDDVMKAALDIFFSNNEYKFSMDHCWRELRHDQKWCSSYGPKDGGKEKRKKVLEVDRKEEQVGEPEGRPPGVKATKAGSKKKKSGREEELGKLQRVLEVKEKLFRAKILDCLLAKKEPLTEMETSLKMKLKSEML